A window of Microbispora hainanensis genomic DNA:
ACGATGTGCCGCCGGTGTCCTGGACGGCCCGCTGCTGGCGGCGCGAGGAGGCGTACGCGTGGTGGCGCCGCCTGCTGGCCGGCCAGGCCCGATAAAGGCTCCCCGCCGATCATGCGAACGCTGTGTTCGGCGGGGTCTGGGCGGCCTGCCGTACGCCTGAGGGGGTTTGGCGGCAGGCCACCCGTCGCACGGAACCCGCCGCACGGGGCGGGACGGATCGACAAGGAAGAAGGGATGAGATGACCGACCTGTACGAGCGTGACCTGGCGGGGGCGCGGTTCCGCCGGCTGTGCGGCGGCAACCAGCAGGAGGAGGAGCAGGAGTCCTGCGTCGAGATCGCCCCGATCCCGGGCGCGGCGGACGCCTTTGCCCTGCGTGACAGCAAGAACCCCAACGCCGGGACGCTCCGCTTCACCGGCGACGAGCTCCGCGCCGCCGGGATGACCACCCTCCTGTAGCCCTACGAGGCCGGGTGCGGCCCCTGCCCGGTGATAGCAGGCAGGGACCGCACCCCACTGTAACGACCACATCCGAGAGGCCCGATGCACCTGCACTGCTACTCCTGGACGGGAGTCGGCGACGACCGCCGCAACGAGGCCGAACGCCGCCCGCCCCCGCCGTCTGGCGATCCCGGGCCGTTCCTGGCCTCCCCTCTGCCGCCGATGCGTACGTGCGACTGGCTGTTGAAGCCCCGCACCCGCATCGACGTCTCGCCGAGGTCCGTGGGGGAGGCGTTGGAGTGGCTGACCACGTGCTACCGGGCGGCCGAGGCACAGTTCCTGCGGCCGGAGGACGAGGTGCGCATCGGGCTCGGCCTACGGCTGGAGAACGCGGGGGAGGCCCTGGCCGCCGGACTGGACGTGCAATGGGGCATCTGGCTACGCGGCGGCCGGTTCGTCACCTGCGCCGTCATCTGCTGCTCCCCGAACCGCGACGCCGCCCACCGCTGCCCCGCCACCTGAACCGCCCTCCCGGCCGGTCTCCGGTCATGGCCGGCGTTTCGGGTCGCCGTCGTTCGTGGTCGGCGGGCGCAAGCTCTCTGCAAATCGGCAGGTAGGGCAGGACTATCTGATTCTCTTCTGGTCAGAAAAGTGGAAACGGGCAAAAGAGGACGCTGTCCTATTTGTGTATGCGGCGGCTGTAGCCGCGTGGATACTTCACGCGTGCCAATCTCTACCGCAGGCCATGCGATCACTGTTGCATGGGCAATCCCTGGGGCATAGGATGCCTGCGACAGGTCGAGTGACAGCAATAAATCCGCGATATGCGGATGCTTCCCGCCTACTTTCATTGGCCTCCACGGTTGATGCTTGCCCGTTCTGTCATCCCGTGCGACACTCGGGGCAACCCGTATCGGCGGAAAAGAGGTATGTCGTGTCTCGTCCATGGGAAGCCGACGCTACGGCGGAGCTTCGGAGACGTCTCGGCAAATCCGCGCTCGAACTGGGTGAAACAACCGGCAGCCCGTCGTGTCCTGACATCTGGGAGCTGTCCAACGGAGATATCGCCATAATCGGCCGGGATCTCACCCATGCCTATGCTGACCGGCTCCCATCGGGCGTGAGCGTCGGCGACGACGAGCGCCTGGTCGTCATTCCCCGCACCATGATCGTCGCCGCCAAGCCGGATATTCCAGATGCTTAGGAATGTGGCCGAGGCGGAGGCTGTCACGCTGACCTCGGAAGAGTACCTCTCCGACTTCTGGCCGTACTTCCAAAGATTGCAGGATGTCTTTTGGAAGCTGGAGACCTATCAGAGTTTCCGGGAGCCGGACGACTCCAGCTGGCGGGCGTTCGACTCGGGGGACTGGAACCAAGCCATACGTCTCATCGACGAACGTCGCGAAGAGATCCAGGAACCTGTAAAACAGGTGCATGGATTTGAAATGCGGCGAGTGCGTATCGTCGAAAAACCTTTCACTCCGTATATCCAGTGGGAACTCTATTACATTCGTCATCGGGCGCAGGCCGGTGAAGATATCAG
This region includes:
- a CDS encoding DUF397 domain-containing protein, with amino-acid sequence MTDLYERDLAGARFRRLCGGNQQEEEQESCVEIAPIPGAADAFALRDSKNPNAGTLRFTGDELRAAGMTTLL
- a CDS encoding DUF6879 family protein → MAEAEAVTLTSEEYLSDFWPYFQRLQDVFWKLETYQSFREPDDSSWRAFDSGDWNQAIRLIDERREEIQEPVKQVHGFEMRRVRIVEKPFTPYIQWELYYIRHRAQAGEDIRVIDSDLLPAHGFTYRLPELVILDSMVMYEVLYTPDGTLTGARKIVDRALIESCRRDVESLFIVGRDLLPYLNEERAVLPPPLQQSGTPIA